One Arachis hypogaea cultivar Tifrunner chromosome 2, arahy.Tifrunner.gnm2.J5K5, whole genome shotgun sequence genomic window, CTCTTCTTTTGAcaaagcaacaaaagaaaaagaagccaaTGCTGAACTTGAGGTGAATCAATATCATTTGGTGGCAATCTCTTGtttgaagacaaagaaaaatatGAGAAATGTACTTGGTCTTTCAATTACTGTTTGTTGTTTTTACCTTGATTGGTTTGAAATCCTTGCTATGTATACTACTAACTAGTGTTTTCTTTCTTACCCTTGGCTTGCTATGTATGCTACTTGTAGAGATGATTTGTATGAATTCTTTAACTGTTGTAAGCTGGTGTTATATAGTTTCCATGTTCCTAAAGAACagtcttttctttttcccttctttttAATCTATATACAAAGTTAATAGTTATACTATATTGGCATCAAATAGCCTTGGGAACTACATATGATTTCAAGAAGTActtaattttgattcatttgcCACTCTTTTGAACCAAGTTTTTTGTAATTATTGGTTTCATAGAATTATTGTTGGTTTTTTAGAATATTTCTTAGTTAAACCACTTTGAAGACCAGAATGCTTCCCTATTTTAATGTGTGTTTTTTCTTTAATCAGATGTTCCATCCAATCGATGTattgtgttaattttttgtttttttttgtgactaaatagaaaagaaagaaaaaaaaatagagacaaagccaaattaattggctagattcatatctaaatctattagatgttgaagctcactccatggttggctccaattcgagtgaatgtccACACCAGAAACagccatacaatctgcaacactatttgcaTTATTCTGAAtccaattcataacctcctgTATATGCTTTGTCAAATCTCATTTTGGAATATCTTTACcaagcattctttggtttaccaagaaaagaacttctaaacagtctgtttcacaaataacctcacgaaatTCATTCTCCCAAACaagaagtaaacctctccaaCTTGCATACAATTTAGCAAAAAGAATACTGCACACTTCGACTTTCCCAAtgcaacctttcaaccaacatctATCAGGATTGCTaatgatacaaccaaaaccaacatagCCAAAAGGAGCAAAACAACTAGTATAGCCAATTCTGCACgcatacaattttttttgttgatacATTTATAAAGTAATctacttaaatataatttaatttgtgtctAGTACATTGATTTgtgaataatatcaaaataacCCAAAAAGACTTATATGAAATGAATCAATTAATTACCTTCGATAAAAGGTTCAATATTTATTGGAAACAATAGTTATTAGAAGGTTTTCATAATGAGTAGTATTCAAACTCTAAATCAAGAAATACAAATAAATTGATTTATGAGGAAATATCCAATTCGGTCcggtctaatttttttttttattttatcttgtaaGCCACCACCAGCTAGGAAGAAAAACATTACAGAACAAAACAGCCATGAATCAATAAGAACTACCTTTCTTTGCCTTCTTTCCTTGTCCTCTTTAATTTAGTTGCAACCGCACAGACACACATATATTTCTAACACATTGCCCAATCATTCTTCCCTCATAAGGTACCATTCTAGTCTTCTAATTCCTCACATTAACATTGtgtaaatttgaattaaaatttaaaattgcatGTGCGTTAGTTAGTTAGTTCTTCCTTAATTTAATGATTTTGTGAAGACATAATACATGATATGATTTAACGATACAGTTTCATAAATGTAACTACTTCTAACGagttttaaattttctaattaggGATCCAgagtttttcatttttattcataTATGTACATCTTTGGAAATCAGAATAGCATTTTTAACATATTTATTGCTATTTTCTAAAAGCAAACAAATAAGTTTGCTATAATTTAAATGTAATATTAGAATTTGATTTATAAATTGTTTAGTTTTAATATTAGGTTATTTAGatttaaatttatctttattAGCAAGTTAAACATGGGATTTTGAAGTGGTTGTGATTTCAGGCACCATGGAGGGAAGAATAATGGGGTTCTTGTTTCTGATTGTGTTGAGTGCTATCTGGACTTGTAATGCAAATGAACTTGCAAAACCAGATGAATGGAGCATCACCATAATAACTTCTGgtaacttttctatttttattttttatttatttgtattgtatAATTCTTCTAGCTCCAATTAATTAGCCTTAATTAACATTTTATTCTTAGCTGATGAACAAACACAAACACATTAGTTTAGGTTAAGTGAATAATTTCTGTATATATATAGTTTGGTTTTGGAATTTGAAACAAAGATGCATCAATAGACAAGTTCATCTTAATTAATAACACACATTCAAAATGCAGAACTAAACAGAGATTCAGGTATGTGTGAATTTTGTGAGGAATACGTGGCTGAGGCACTTGATTATCTTACTGATAACAACACACAAAATGAGATTATTGGTGTCCTTCATAATTGTTGCTCTTATATGCAGTTTTACAGCAATGAGGTCAGTACTTATGAACGTAATAAATCCATTTTTGTTGGGAAAATTATGATCACTTTTTTTAGGAAGTTATTGTTTGAATGTTGAATGAATCAAAACTTTAGcagattttaattattattatactcATAACATTtgaattaaattctaattttgtttGGAACATTTAGATCgttctatttttaattcaaacatttttttattatatttttttctctaaccAAAATTAAAACTCTTCTTCCAAAAATACTCCTTTTtttctaataagtaataactacaACTACCACTACAGCCACCATGAATATAACTATTACCATTATATAAAAGAAGATGATAATAGAGgtaagagatatttttgaaaaaaaatatttttgaccaAAGAActaaaacaaaacgaaataagacctttggaaaaaaaaaagtttcaaatGATAGAAATACAATTAGAATTTAGAACAAATATTAGTAACGAAATCAATACTTTGTCCATTTTATAAATTATTCACTAATGTATAGTATGCGGTTTCTTCTTATGCATTTCACAGTGCACCAAATTGGTGGATTATTATGTTCCTCTTTTCATCACAAAAATAGCTTCAATTGAACCTCAAGAACTCTGCACAGACGCTAACATATGTCCATTCATTCTAAATGTTCAAGAAGATAGCTGTGCCAAGTGCAGAGCTACTGTTTCCGCCATACTCGTTAAGTTGAAAGATCCTGAAACACAGGTTAGTAATCACAAATTTAAAAGAGTGAGTACAATCAATATAAGGCTCTTCATTGTTgaactattttattattataattggaATTGATGGTTTTATGGAACATTGAAGCTAACAACTTGCTTGCACCACAAAACTACGTTAACACATCCAAAGTTTTTTAGGGGAAAATgttacttgatatatatatataaatataatttaattctaaAAGCTAACTCAACACATAAGAGATATTTTTTGCTTGCAAATATTTTAGAAACTTAATTCTTCAGATGTATAAGACTTGTAATACAGTAATATATCTTTAATCAATTTAGATTGATCTAGTAATTAATTCATATGTTgcttaaacaaaaataatataaaaacatatatgattcaatcaaatttcatgttcTAAGCTTCGAACTTCAACGCTTGCTTAGGGGGATATGtaaaaattagtaaagctaattttagaaaataaataaataaataaaaactaaataaaatgaaaggtaataaacaatcGTAGTTTATAATCGTAGGATTTTAATGgttaaaaaagagaagaattatatacctctaattgacggatggttcatattgaaaagactcacctataaattgagcttttctttaatttatttcaatcaaGTTATCcagatagaataacataatatttctttgagtagttttctcctaTATATGATAGAGAGAAGTGTGTTTTCCTTTTGTCAAGAGGgagtgttattgtagtctccttgtgatagagagaagttgtaattctcaaagaaagttattcaattgttcccatattttatacaaatttctaatttttcatctctatattttactgtgtcatttgtctggtacctaacagtggtatcagagccaaaggttgctaattaatatttttttttctgctgcgAGTTACCGTCTAAAAAAATGGCAGCAAAGTATGAAATTCCAAAATTTAGTGAGAGTAATTTTTCATAtggaaattgaagataaaagccaTTATGAAAAAAGGCAATTGCGttacagatgaaaaatggaaggagatggaCAACAATGCTGTTGCAAACTTACACTTGGCACTAGCTGACTCAGTTTTATTAAGTGTAGCAGAgaaaaaaacagcaaaaaaaaattgggatgctctcaccaaattatatgaagtcaagtcACTTCACAACAAGATATTCTTGAAGAGAAGACTTTATATTCTTTGAACGAGTGAATCCACATCGGCAACGGATCACATCAACAATCTAAATACGCTATTTTCTCAACTATAGCGGAAAACGAACGTGCAGAGCTCTTACTTCAAAGTCTACCAGATTCATATGATCAACTTatcattaacttaactaataatgttttgactgattatctttcttttgatgacatggctgctgcggttcttgaagaagaatctaggcgcaagaataaggaagatagaTTAGAGAGCTCAAAACAAGCAGAGGCTTTATTGATGACAAGAGGGAGACCAATGGAGCGTGGTTCCAGGGGGAGTCAAAGTAGACCAAAGTCACAAAGTAAGAAGCAAGTCAAATGCTACAATTGTAGAAAGAGAGGGCACTTCAAGAAAGATTGTTGGAATAAGAAGAGTATAGAGAAGGTTCCAGAAGGATCAAGTTCTCAAAGATGTGTTGTGAGTACCTCTGATGATGGAGAAATCCTGTATGGCGAAGCAACAATTGGTTCTAAAGGTAGTAAACAACTCACTGATGTTTGGAttgttgattcaggagcaacatgGCACATGACTCCTCATCGTGATTGGTTTTGTACATATGAACCTGTCTTGGAAGGATCTGTGTTTATGAAAAATGATCATGCCTTAGAAATTGTTGGAATAGgtactgtcaaaataaaaatgtttgatggttctattcgTTCACTTCAAGGGGTAAGACATGTGAAGGGCTTGAAGAAGAATTTGTTGTCGATTGGGCAATTGGATGAACTTGGTTGCAAGACCCATATtgaaggtgggatcttgaaagttgttaaaagagctcttgtggtaataaaagcagaaaagattgcagcaaatctatacatgcttgtgggagatactttgcaagaggtagaggcatcagttgcttcaacaagccaagaagaaatgacgaggatatggcattgcaaactgggccacatgtcagaacgaggcttgaagattcttgtagatcgtaatctcattcccgggctcaaatcggtaaacttaccattttgtaagcactgcgttacaagcaaacaacatagattagcgtttggtagatcaactgttcggagcaagcacatattggagttgattcattctgatgtgtgggaatcgtcggagatgtccctaggaggagcaaaatatcttgtatcatttattgatgattactctaggaggctatgggtgtacccgatcaagaagaagtcagacgTGTTTGCGATGTTCAAAGAGTTCAAAGCAAAGTTATTACTTGATTCTGGAAAGAAGATCAAGTGTTTAAAGACAgataatggaggagaatatgtcgatagtgattttctaacattttgcaAGCAAGCAGGTATTCAACGACAATTCACAGTTGCATATACGCCTCAGCAAAATGGTGTAGCAGAGCGAATGAATAGGACTCTCCTAGAAAGAGCACGAGCTATGTTGCAAACTGCAGATTTAGCCAAGTCTTTTTGGGTAGAAGCTGTTAAAACCGCCTGTTATGTGATAAATCGTTCACCATTAACTGCAATTGGGTTAAAGACACCAATAGAGATGTGGCAAGGTAAGCcacctaattattcttctttacatatatttggttgtccTGTGTACATGATGTACAATCCCCTGGAAAAGAACAAAGCTGGACCCAAAGTATAGAAAATGTATATTCTTGGGTTATACTGACGGAGTTAAGGGGTATCGCCTGTGGGATCCCACTGTCCGCAAGGTAGTTGTCAGTAGAGATGTGATatttgcagaagatgaattgcaaaATGAACAAGAAAATGACAGCACTGTTAAAAAAATAACCACTGttcaaatagatgaaaaatgcAGTGAAGGTGATCTTTCTAAAGCAGAACCACAGCACGAAGAACAAGAAGCAGAGGCCAATGACATAGAAGTTTGTCGATCCACTCGACAAAGAAGAACACCATCATGGcactcaaattatgttttgacaaACCATGATGCATATTGTCTTTTGACAGAAGATGGAGAGCCAACAAATTTTATGGAGGCTATGCGCATTCTAGAcgcttctatgtggatgacagcaatgcaagaagaaattgaggcaTTACATAGAAACCATACTTGGAAACTTGTTGAACTTCCAGCAGGTCGAAAAGCCATTGGTAGcaaatgggtttacaagatcaaacgagatagtaatgatcaggtggaacgatatcgtgtaagattggttgtcaagggatatgctcagaaagaaggtattgacttcaatgaaatattttttcCAGTGGTGAGACTAACTACTATTAGAGTAGTTTTGGCTATGTGTGCTTCATTTGATTTACATCTGGAGCAATTAGATGTAAAGACTGCTTTTCTTCATggagaacttgaagaagagatatatatgctccaaccagaaagttttgaagaaaaaggaaaagaaaacttggtttgcaggttaactaaatctctatacggtctaaagcaggcggcaaggtgttggtacaagagatttaattctttcattattagccttgaatacaacagacttagttcagatcattatacttattacaagaggtctggtgataatgatttcatcattctgctgttgtatgtggatgacatgttggtggtaggtcccaacaaagatcaaatccaagaattgaaggcaTAGTTGGCTAGGGAGTTTGATATAAAAGACTTAGGACCAGTAAATAAGATTTTAAGGATGCAAATTCACCGAGACAAAAAGAATAGGAAGATTTGGCTATcgcaaaagaattatttgaagaagatCTTGCAACGCTTCAACATGCAAGAATGCAAGCC contains:
- the LOC112751570 gene encoding uncharacterized protein; the encoded protein is MEGRIMGFLFLIVLSAIWTCNANELAKPDEWSITIITSELNRDSGMCEFCEEYVAEALDYLTDNNTQNEIIGVLHNCCSYMQFYSNECTKLVDYYVPLFITKIASIEPQELCTDANICPFILNVQEDSCAKCRATVSAILVKLKDPETQIDITRALMKACNNMEDLKEQCMRVVFKYGPWAIVNAEKLLKTTDICTQLHVCKEEASIMEETLFLSDS